Proteins encoded by one window of Microcebus murinus isolate Inina chromosome 2, M.murinus_Inina_mat1.0, whole genome shotgun sequence:
- the SPRR4 gene encoding small proline-rich protein 4, producing the protein MSSQQQQQQCPPPKAQQQQVKQPCQPPPVKCQETCVPKTKDPCAPQAKKQCPPKGTAIPAQQKCPSAQQAPKSKQK; encoded by the coding sequence ATGTcttcccagcagcagcagcagcagtgcccACCCCCGaaggcccagcagcagcaggtgaaGCAGCCCTGTCAGCCACCCCCAGTCAAATGCCAAGAGACGTGTGTACCCAAAACCAAGGATCCATGTGCGCCCCAGGCCAAGAAGCAATGCCCACCCAAGGGCACAGCCATTCCAGCCCAGCAGAAGTGTCCCTCAGCCCAGCAAGCCCCCAAGAGTAAACAGAAGTGA
- the LOC105885884 gene encoding uncharacterized protein LOC105885884, translating to MSSYQQKQTPTPPPQPQQQQVKQPCQPPRQETFVPITKEPCHPNVPQPGKTKIPEPSCTKVPKPGYTKVPEPGCTKVPEPGYTKVPEPGYTKVPEPVYTEIPKPGYTKVPDAICTVVPKPGYTKVPEPGYTKVPEPGYTKVPEPGYTKVPEPGYTKVPVTPGPAQQKTKQN from the coding sequence ATGAGTTCCTACCAGCAGAAGCAGACTCCTACCCCACCCCCTCAGCCTCAGCAGCAACAGGTGAAACAACCCTGCCAGCCTCCACGTCAAGAAACATTTGTTCCCATAACCAAGGAGCCCTGCCACCCAAATGTTCCACAACCTGGAAAAACCAAGATTCCAGAGCCAAGTTGCACCAAGGTCCCTAAGCCTGGCTACACCAAGGTCCCTGAGCCAGGATGCACCAAGGTCCCTGAGCCTGGCTACACCAAAGTCCCTGAGCCTGGCTACACCAAAGTCCCTGAGCCAGTCTACACAGAGATCCCTAAGCCAGGATATACCAAGGTCCCTGATGCAATAtgcactgtggtccccaagcctgGCTACACTAAAGTCCCTGAGCCTGGCTACACCAAGGTCCCTGAGCCTGGCTACACCAAGGTCCCCGAGCCTGGCTATACCAAGGTCCCTGAGCCTGGCTACACCAAGGTTCCAGTCACTCCAGGCCCAGCTCAGCAGAAGACCAAGCAGAATTAA